From the Temnothorax longispinosus isolate EJ_2023e chromosome 6, Tlon_JGU_v1, whole genome shotgun sequence genome, one window contains:
- the LOC139815124 gene encoding uncharacterized protein, producing MRVRMLIEGSRDLEETKRGAHSRGGLRSANIVIDYLVNSLNLASLVMLVLMVDLVFQDVQDKRELLVNMARMDLKESGDIGHSLRGHKGIVGEPGLRGFVGQPGMPGLEELQGFPGAPGPKGYRGEPGISAGSKKGQPGEPGLPGFDG from the exons ATGCGTGTTCGCATGCTGATCGAAGGATCTCGCGATCTTGAGGAGACAAAGCGCGGAGCTCACTCACGTGGCGGACTCCGGAGCGCAAACATAGTAATT GATTACCTGGTGAATTCGCTGAACCTGGCGAGCCTGGTCATGCTGGTCTTGATGGTAGACCTGGTATTCCAGGACGTCCAGGACAAAAGGGAGCTCCTGGTGAATATGGCCCGAATGGACTTAAAGGAATCTGGCGATATAGGCCACAGCCTTCGCGGTCATAAAGGAATAGTTGGAGAACCAG GTCTGCGAGGATTCGTCGGCCAACCGGGTATGCCAGGTTTGGAAGAATTGCAAGGCTTTCCCGGAGCACCTGGGCCGAAAGGTTACCGCGGAGAACCAGGAATATCTGCGGGCAGTAAGAAAGGACAACCCGGCGAACCTGGATTGCCCGGATTTGATGGTTGA